A region of the Ciona intestinalis chromosome 12, KH, whole genome shotgun sequence genome:
ATAAGAGCTTTGATCTCTTGTTATTCATtaaaaacctatttatccACTTTGTTGACAGACGGAGATCGTTGATGCGGTGGAAAACATCTGTAAAGTTCTCCCAGCTAATCTACAAACTGAATGCAAAGACCTAATTGATCAGTACGGAACAGATTTAATCAACCTTCTTGCTCAAGAAATCAAACCGTCAGAGTTATGTGCGGCTATTAAGCTTTGTTCGTCATACAAGGTGAATTTGAAATAatctttaactttatataaaaaagtggtATTTATCAAAAAGTGTGTCCTAATACCATCACAATGCTTCACGAAGCTggtgtttttttctatatgggcctattttacattatgccaAGGATACTGCTTAGCCAGATTTTTGTTAACTAGCTTTCATATTACCAGAACACACAGATTAAAGTCAGATCTGATGTGACATGCGAATTATGTACAGCGGTCATGACACAAGTTGACAAACTGCTCTCAGAGAACGCAACACAGGTATGTGGGTGTTATGTTGGGTGGTTTACCACAATGCTATGCCCAGGGTCTTGATATTTTGACTCATCAAGGTTTATTGTTCAAAAAGTAGCTTCTCATTTCAATTCATGATTATGTGcgcaataaattaattttactttcaacttaatgttatattgttaaacacaAGTATTTTTTGCATCACTGAAGTCCATGattgctatttttttattaccctAGTCCATGCTAATAGAATAATGGGGAAATGAGGAACAATCCATGGTTCAGTAAGGTTAAACTACTGCCCTATTAAAAGTTGTTGGTCACACAGACAGAGATTGTAGCAGCCCTTGACAAAGTTTGTATGATAATCCCTGGTGACTTGAAACAACAATGTGTTGGATTCATCAATGATAACGGGCCAATGATCATTCAACTATTGTTGGAAGAAATTGCACCAAGTGCCGTCTGCTCATCACTCAAGCTCTGTTCTAATTCTGTGAGTAATCTTAAACTTACaagatttttgtatttttaaagtgcCTTTTAATCTAATAcaaatttcaattaaaatatagataaaTCTCCAAAAACCCACTTTAagaatgcaaatatttaaaatggaaTATTGACAATTCAATAATCCATGCGACAAACTAAAAACTTAACgtttttacttaaaatctcatgaatttaacttatctcaaaattgttaaagtttttattgaaaaatagcCATCATACAATAGTTCGAATCATCTTTTTGGCTGGCTAGCTTTAAAACTCTTATCTCACTACCAGAACAAGGTGATGTTCAAATCATCCGAGTTATGCGACGTATGCAAAGCAGCCATTGGCTTCCTTGACCAAGAGGTTGGGGCAAACTCAACCAAAGCTGAAGTAGAAGCTGCACTTGATAACTTGTGCGTCAAACTACCTGCTTCTCTAAAGGAAACTGTAAGTTGGAATTTAGTAAATGTGATGTGAGTCCTGTGCAGTGGTTGggcgcttgcattgtaaccaagGGGTACAGAGTTCAATGCTTGACGCCGACACTAATAGGTGTGTAGTGTGAGTAAAGACATGTAACAGCAACTGTTCTTACCCAGTGGTCTCGTATGGGATGTCTAAATATAGTCAATGATATTGAAAAACAAGGTTGTTTGGGTAGttggccaactttggcctaaatcatGAGTCCTCTGACAAGAATCCACACAGAATAAAACTGTTATGTGAATCTGGTCATGATTCAGATCTCAACTTATTGGGCAATTTTCGTCTCCTCAAAATAGAATGCACCAAGTGCTactaaatttactttatttccactaacaaaaacaaagttcaaACCCTCAACAGTcaacacacaaagttaaatattaacaattgtCATATTTCAAGTGTGATGACCTAGTGAAACAATACACACCAGAAATACTTGACATGATTGAAAACATTGCTGATCCTGATTACATTTGCATCGTAAGTATAAGAATACTTTTGTGTAAGGTTTTCTACTATAGTATAAACATATGCCAGTTTTAAATGGtctttattttgttctaaaaattggttgttttaggctaaaaaatctattttactgtaatttttttattttttaaaagtggtAAACCTAAAACTACTGAATTTAAGTGTATAGCAGACCCATCATTAGATTTGATATCAATGTTTATTCTCAGCACCTTAAACTGTGTACTGCACAAAACCATATGTTGGGTGCAAACCCCTGCACTTTTGGACCAAGTTATTGGTGTAAGAATCAGCAAACAGCTACAGAATGTAATGTAAGTACATTTGGCTTGTATAGTTAATATGGTGGAAATATATTGTAGTAATTTCAGGGTTACATATTCCCTTTTTTTTGCCTGTTCAAAATCTATTACTGATAGTATGTTAGGTGGCAAATTTTTCTTCACCAATTGCCCAATTACACAGTAGTTCAGCAACATTGAGAATTGAAACCAATGTCACAGTTTTATGTTCATATGCGtcaaatgttattattatccTTCAATTTAGTGTGTGCAGGTTGTTCTACGACTTATCTAGAACGATAATTTCGTTTCGCGGAAGTCGTGTGGGTAACTGCAAATTCTTGAGCTAAACGAAACATTGTCACCCATAGAGtttagtttaacttttataataactttacaaCCTATAAGTGTTATAATGTTATGACTTTTGAATTACTGTTGCATTTAAACTgacatgtgtttattttacaggCTGTCAGTCACTGCGAAAAGCATGTTTGGGAATAAATCcttcagtttatttaaatccaTATATccatgtataaatatattattgtggCAATAGTTTGTTCATTTAATGCTCTTTAATTTGTTATTGCTGGAACacaataactgttttttttggtagatatcaattttagttaaaattaaatttgtaaacaaaaagtgtATTAACAGAGTAAATAGGAGCGTAGCttttaaagtataaacatgttctggtatttaatgtttctaattttttttaaattgcaaagAATTGTGTGAAAGCGGTGTATTTATAATTAGCAGACTGGTACGCCGCATTTTTCTGTGATTTCATTTCCATTTTTCAATTGATTTTCGCGGTTTAAACTGCAGCCTAGCTTTAACTATAAGCGCTTACAGTGTGATTATTCAATAGACTTGTACAGTGTGAACTCTGTGTGGTTTTACTAGGAAAGGGCTTTTTTAGGTATAGTAAGACAGGACTCAATTGTATAACGTTGAGGAATGTGAATGTAGCTACTGTAGTGTCCCTCAGGCTTAACATAGGAATACATAGGCATAAATGAGACATTAAACTTCAAACTAAATTTGGACAAACTTTGTTATACAATCTGTGCACAAATCACAATCAACCAATAAACTTTTTGTAGTTTCGAACTGCTGGTGTCGCATAaggtgtatttattttttctatttgatAAATACCAAAAGAACCGAAGAGCTGGAGTTTGGAAAAATGAAAACGACTTCTGTGATTTATGAATTTTTTCGCGGATTTATCAAGGGGATCCACCGAAGCGCggaagatttaaaatttctacATTTTTTCGCGAAAGTTCGAGACAGATGTGTGTAGAAGTGTAGGAAATGCCTTCCCCGTCACGAATTCCAAGATGTGTCGTTAAAGGGGTTAATAACAACCCTGAAAAACATGCATCACAAAAGAATTTGCTGTTACAAACGAAGTGTTTAACAGAAAAGAACCAAaacaatgaaccaactctggctgGGCAAAGAAAGAAAGTTGGTCCAAAGCGACTGAAACAACCAAATCCTGTTAATCAAGAAACAAAGAACGTAGCAGTAGTTAAAAAGTGCGGTTCAGACCGTAGAGGAATATCTGAAATTAAAAGGTATAtcgtatatattatatcatgtataaattatattt
Encoded here:
- the LOC100178423 gene encoding uncharacterized protein LOC100178423 isoform X2 codes for the protein MPSPSRIPRCVVKGVNNNPEKHASQKNLLLQTKCLTEKNQNNEPTLAGQRKKVGPKRLKQPNPVNQETKNVAVVKKCGSDRRGISEIKRSEQSLQAKLKESEDELEGFKLKLTQSVHERQDKENLIFDLQQNEYQLKEEIKQMNSRNLSLVEKLESLNIDPISGENIKLLPK